A genome region from Microplitis demolitor isolate Queensland-Clemson2020A chromosome 1, iyMicDemo2.1a, whole genome shotgun sequence includes the following:
- the LOC128667303 gene encoding vacuolar ATPase assembly integral membrane protein VMA21 homolog translates to MIIRELADFQIFKTIFYYCANIIFLPVLTFFVSKIFLLEGLFKLDSMQSSVTAAIMSVIALHIALGAFIFKAYSDSPAKVTDKKD, encoded by the exons aTGATCATCCGG gaATTAGctgattttcaaatattcaaaacaatattttattactgtgcaaatattattttcttaccggtattaacattttttgtgagcaaaatttttctgttagAAG gtttatttaaattagacaGTATGCAAAGTAGTGTTACTGCTGCAATTATGTCAGTAATTGCATTGCATATTGCATTGGGTGCATTTATTTTCAAAGCGTACTCAGATTCTCCTGCCAAAGTAACTGATAAAAAGGATTAA
- the LOC103577953 gene encoding putative uncharacterized protein DDB_G0277255, translating into MAAVGEVKSTKIIQSYVSSNSYYGYVPPINQTTIKQNNYQQIDNQYSYDTQSQVYLNKSDKSAHLNQQQHQHQQQQNNGNDTTLAMETDDVDNLNGDNLHCQNNHYVIPEMVKSLHGLDNNLINTRSYCSRDPGSRGEGDSVGLIYRVTHSDADAETVHNNNNNNNNNNYYYYYNNNNSNGNDCYYNNNRNTVTRSTDIQRRNRKRNNYEHDGAEADGFQNHGKKKFRPDGGNKRVCRETRICTRDSGPSAMHNEPATCLVSSSVRCFPIQSQVSQVNQVNHHCNDSYNPSWVQPPCNSSEPYPIQCETRVTRDSTQVNKENLVTRVDNLVDYEMMLMETHGCSAYHLHRHQLLDIDTFDTEF; encoded by the exons ATGGCAGCAGTAGGCGAAGTAAAATCTACGAAAATAATTCAGTCTTACGTGTCATCAAATAGTTATTACGGTTACGTACCACCGATAAATCAAACgacaataaaacaaaataattatcaacaaattGATAATCAGTATTCATATGATACTCAAAgtcaagtttatttaaataaaagtgataaatcAGCGCATCTTAATCAGCAACAACACCAAcaccaacaacaacaaaacaaTGGCAATGATACTACTTTAGCCATGGAAACAGATgatgttgataatttaaatggagATAATTTACACTGCCAGAATAACCATTACGTTATTCCAGAGATGGTCAAGAGTCTCCACGGTCTTGACAACAACTTGATCAACACCAGAAGTTACTGCAGTAGAGATCCAGGTAGCCGCGGGGAGGGAGATAGCGTTGGTCTTATCTACCGGGTGACCCACAGCGACGCCGACGCTGAGACcgttcataataataataacaacaacaacaacaacaattattattattattataataataataatagtaatggtaatgattgttattataataataatcgtaatACGGTGACCAGATCAACGGACATTCAACGGAGGAACCGCAAACGCAATAATTATGAGCATGATGGAGCTGAAGCTGATGGATTTCAAAATCATGGAAAGAAGAAATTTCGTCCAG ACGGTGGTAACAAACGCGTTTGCCGTGAAACAAGGATTTGTACCAGAGATAGTGGACCATCCGCGATGCACAATGAGCCGGCAACATGTTTAGTTTCCAGCAGCGTTCGTTGTTTCCCGATACAGTCCCAGGTCAGCCAAGTTAATCAGGTTAACCACCACTGCAATGACAGTTATAATCCCAGTTGGGTACAACCACCATGTAATTCCAGTGAGCCTTATCCCATACAATGTGAGACACGTGTTACACGTGATAGCACACAAGTTAACAAAGAAAACTTGGTTACAAGAGTTGATAATCTAGTTGATTATGAGATGATGTTGATGGAGACGCATGGCTGCTCGGCTTATCATCTTCATCGCCATCAGCTATTAGATATTGATACTTTTGATACAGAGTTTTAA
- the LOC103577956 gene encoding 97 kDa heat shock protein yields the protein MAAMSVIGIDFGNDSCYVAVARAGGIETIANDYSLRGTPSCVAFSEKNRILGVAAKNQMVTNMKNTIYGFKRLLGRKYNDPQVQQELKNLNYYTSELPDGGIGIHVQYLREEHVFTPEQITAMLFTKLKEISEHALQTAVNDCVISVPSYFTQFERHALLDAARIAGLNVLRLFNETTATALCYGIYKQDLPAPDAPPRNVVFVDCGYASLQVSVCAFNKGKLKMLACCSDSNCGGRDIDRILANHFCKDFQARYNIDPLNNPKAYIRLLAEVEKLKKQMSANSTKLPINIECFMDEKDVHGDMKREDMETICHHLFKRVEAVLKKCLHDSGLKSEDIHSVEIAGGSSRIPALKRLVEEVFGKSASTTLNQDEAVARGCALQCAMLSPAVRVRDFSVTDIQPYPIKLSWDPVEGEQGEVEIFGYNHQFPSSKYLTLKRDRPFTLTASYATPIPTYPDIHMGVFHIKNVKPTPEGEPSKVKIKVRLNLNGILTIASASMTEKRELTQEEKEEEEKQQQQQQQQQQQATMETDPTAQQQDKPDQDAQANEPPAPEGDDKGEDKGKKKLPVRSIDLPIEIHAGGLSQNELDTAMEKEGKMVAEDRQEKERIDAKNALEEYVYDLRGKISDEDQLGPYVTDNEREALSRVLDQVEDWLYGDGEECNRQVYVDKLTSLKAQGEPIKERKQEYEGRKLAVNDLAGALQIAKKTYENIKASLGKDDKYSHLTEDELKQAAKTIQDKWTWLEEARVVMAGTALTQMCSITVAQIRSEKQALDNVVQSILNKPKPKVEPPKNDKSKDKTADEHKNHQNAQGDGPNQNNQQPTKDEKMDVE from the exons ATGGCTGCTATGTCCGTCATCGGGATAGATTTTGGTAACGATAGCTGTTATGTTGCCGTTGCCAGAGCCGGTGGTATTGAAACAATAGCTAATGATTACAGCTTAAGAGGCACACC ATCATGCGTGGCATTTAGCGAAAAAAATCGTATCCTTGGTGTTGCGGCCAAGAATCAAATGGTAACTAATATGAAAAACACGATTTATGGATTCAAGAGACTGTTGGGAAGAAAGTACAATGATCCTCAAGTTCAACAGGaactaaaaaatctaaattattatacttCTGAACTACCTGACGGAGGGATTGGTATTCAt gtACAATATTTGAGAGAAGAACATGTTTTTACACCAGAGCAAATAACTGCAATGTTGTTtactaaattaaaagaaatatctGAACATGCTCTCCAAACAGCCGTAAATGATTGTGTCATCTCAGTACCTTCGTATTTCACTCAATTCGAACGTCATGCTCTTCTGGATGCTGCACGTATTGCTGGACTAAATGTGCTCCGTTTGTTCAATGAAACAACAGCAACTGCACTCTGCTATGGTATTTACAAGCAAGACTTACCTGCACCGGATGCTCCTCCGCGAAACGTTGTTTTTGTTGATTGCGGTTACGCAAGTCTCCAAGTTAGCGTTTGTGCATTTAACAAAGGAAAACTTAAG atgTTGGCTTGCTGCTCAGACAGCAATTGCGGGGGAAGAGATATTGATCGTATTCTTGCTAATCATTTCTGTAAAGATTTCCAAGCTCGTTACAACATTGATCCGCTTAATAACCCCAAGGCCTATATTAGATTGCTCGCTGAAgttgagaaattaaaaaaacaaatgtcaGCAAATTCAACCAAGCTTCCGATTAATATTGAATGTTTTATGGATGAAAAAGATGTTCATGGTGACATGAAACGTGAAGACATGGAGACTATTTGTCATCATCTTTTTAAACGTGTTGAGGCAGTATTAAAAAAGTGCCTTCACGATtctg gATTGAAATCTGAAGATATTCATTCTGTGGAAATTGCCGGTGGGTCTAGTAGAATTCCAGCTCTAAAACGATTGGTAGAGGAAGTATTTGGAAAATCAGCATCAACAACATTAAATCAAGATGAAGCAGTAGCACGTGGATGTGCACTCCAATGTGCCATGTTAAGTCCAGCTGTACGTGTTCGAGACTTTTCCGTTACTGATATTCAGCCGTATCCGATTAAATTATCATGGGATCCAGTAGAGGGCGAACaagg agAGGTTGAAATATTCGGTTACAATCATCAATTCCCATCCTCAAAGTATTTAACTCTTAAACGTGATCGTCCATTTACTTTAACTGCCAGCTACGCAACACCAATCCCTACATATCCAGATATTCATAtgg GAGTATTCcacataaaaaatgttaaaccCACCCCTGAAGGTGAGccttcaaaagttaaaataaaggTCCGACTAAATTTAAACGGTATACTAACAATTGCGTCAGCATCAATGACCGAGAAACGGGAGTTGACTCAAGaagagaaagaagaagaagaaaaacaacaacaacaacaacaacaacagcagcagcaagcTACAATGGAGACAGATCCTACAGCGCAACAGCAAGACAAACCTGATCAAGATGCTCAGGCTAACGAACCACCAGCACCAGag ggtgATGATAAGGGTGAAGACAAAGGTAAAAAGAAATTACCAGTACGTTCAATAGATCTTCCTATTGAAATTCATGCCGGAGGACTATCGCAGAATGAATTAGATACTGCTATGGAAAAAGAG ggTAAGATGGTCGCTGAAGACAGacaagagaaagaaagaattgATGCTAAAAATGCTCTAGAGGAATACGTGTACGATTTGAGAGGTAAAATTTCTGATGAAGATCAGTTGGGACCGTACGTTACTGACAATGAACGAGAAGCACTCAGCCGAGTTCTCGATCAAGTTGAAGACTGGCTGTACGGAGATGGTGAAGAATGTAATAGACAAGTTTATGTTGATAAATTAACTTCATTAAag gcaCAAGGAGAACCCATTAAAGAAAGAAAACAAGAATACGAAGGAAGAAAATTAGCTGTCAATGATTTAGCTGGTGCTTTACAAATTGCAAAAAAGacttatgaaaatataaaagcatCGTTAGGTAAAGATGACAAATACTCACATTTGACTGAAGATGAGCTCAAACAAGCTGCAAAAACGATACAAGACAAATGGACGTGGTTAGAAGAAGCACGTGTCGTTATGGCTGGTACGGCACTTACACAAATGTGCAGTATCACTGTAGCACAAATTCGTAGTGAGAaacag gcGTTAGATAATGTCGTTCAATCAATTCTCAACAAACCAAAGCCTAAAGTAGAACCaccgaaaaatgataaatcaaaAGACAAAACTGCTGATGAAcataaaaatcatcaaaatgcCCAAGGTGACGGTCCTAACCAGAATAATCAACAACCCACGAAAGACGAAAAAATGGATGTCgagtaa